CCCGGGCTAAAACCAGACCtttcacacagaaagaaaaatgtcacttaCCACAGAGGGGAAGAGGCGGCTGCTCTTTACATGCTTGAGGGCCatggaacaaaagaaagaagtcaagaagaggagaagggagaagaaggcaATGTCTGGCACTGTATGACAGCTGGGACCACGAGGGTAGCCTCCTTGCTGGATGCACTCAGGTGGAGACAGCAAGGATGCATTGACCAGGCCTAGGTGCTGAATAGAGGAGTGGTGAGGTATTGGACAGTGGGCAACAGCGAAAGTGCCCCACTCTGCTAGACCCACCTCAATGGaaggggaacccacagagacatcaGGAAACCCAGGATTGGTCATAGGCTAAATCCAAGTAACCATTGAAGCTTTCTTTCCTCTGTGGGTGGGAAGAGCCGAAAACCTCTAAGGATTTTCTTTCTCAGGCCTTTCTAGGTGCAGGCTCTCACCACGCTTAAGACATCTGTGTCTTTGTGCTTTGTACTTGTCCACTCAGATgcattccctgggaagcagagaattCTGGTGTAAGTCCTCTTCCTTGAGAAACTTTTGTTGTTCCACCTGAACTAGAAAGTTCTTGATTCTGATCATTGTGCTGATTCTGTTGCACTTCAGTGTGTTCTCAAGCTGCTACTCCATACACTCACTCTCTCAGATTCCCTACCATCTGTGTCTCTGGTGCTGAGCACAAAACTGAGCCACAATACTTGCTCATCAAACATGGACCAAATGCATAAGCTCACAGATCTATGTGTCTAGAGCAAGAGGTGGTCTCATTCAGGACTAGTAAAATCAGACAGAgttagaaaagtttttttttagcTAGGTAGTTGATGGCTCATGCTTATACTCTCAGCAgttgaaggctgaggcaggagcatcaggggTTCAAGGTTATCATTGGTTACCTAGTGAGTTGGAGACCATACtaggtacatgagaccctgtctcaccctGGACTGCCCCCTCCATTCAAAGGGCTCCTTCCCCCATTCCTGGTACTACCTTGCATGTGGACGGGTCTATGCAAGCATAACATTCCAAATCCCTCCACCTTATCATCTACTTTCTCTCAGGAGCCAGGGACTGTGATATATTTGCTTTGGGACTTTAAGAAGTGAAGGTAGGCATGCCTAGtactccctttcctctcttctctggagagtAAGCTGCATAGTTGGTGTATTTAGTTCTGCTCCTCTGGTGCAAAACAGTCTCCCATTCAGTACTGCCAACCTTGGGTGGATAAGTCTAATTTTGGCTTCACTCTTAGGAAGCCCATTAACCCATACTCTTCTTTCACGGCTGTCAGAAATAAAGACGATCCTGGGATTTCCATAGATTTATTTTGTAACTGATCCTGAACCAGAAAGAAGACTTCTGGCTATTGGATAAGTACTCTACATTCTCCTGAACTCAGCCCATTTCCCACCTCTTTCCTCACCTGGCCAAGGTACCAGTTTCCCTCACCTACCTCCTGGGCCTGGGTATTCACAGAAGCAACCATAGGCAGGAGATCCTGGCCTTTGGATTGGGTAGGCACGAATCACGTTCAGCATTTTCCCCACAGCATCATAAATGAAGATGAGGCTGATGAGAGCACAGAATCCTTCCTCTGTAAATCGGGTGAAATAGCGCACCAGCAAGCTGGCCTCTGTAGCCACCAGCACCAGGCAGAATGTGGCCACCCAGATGCCTACCCACAGGCGGAAGGGCAGGTAGTCCAGGCTGTGATCTCTGTGGGAgtgaggacagtcagggctgGCTGCTGCCCAACCTAACCAAGGGCAGGTGCTCCTCAAAGCCAGAGAcagccctcccccaccctctcctctTCACCCACCAATGGACTGTAGAGATGAGAGAGACCTCCTACCTGCTAAAAGAAAAGAGCAGGCGCTCAAACACCAGTACTGGCCCTGTGCTGCTAAGGATAGTGAGGGGCTGGCCAGCCATTAGGCAGAAGGCAGCTCCAGCCACTGCTGTGCCCAGGAAACTCTCCAGCACTCCCTGGAAGTAGACTTAGCTCTTCATAGGACCCTGGCATCCCAACATAGAAGTCCAAGCTCCAGGGATGTCTCAGCCCCACTCACAGTCCCAAGAGGTTAGTAGGCAGGAGAGACACCAAAGATTATGCCAATCCTTTATCATACAAACCCACGCACCTGGGCACCTTCAGTGGCGTCTCCCAGCAGACCCCCAAAAGTGATGGCGTTCGTGACTGTGGCCAGGTAAATGTGGAGCACAGCTGAGAAACACTGAGGGTGTATGGCGTCCAAAAAATCGCTTGGGTACCAGCATGCCTTCCGGCGCACGTCCTGGACAAGACCCCCAAACAGCCTCCCACCCGAGGGTAGTCAGCGATCCATGTTTCCACGCCCCCACGCCTGCACGCTGCTTTTCTTTGTATCCAGGAGAGCCCCTCCCGCATTGCCTGCACATTTTGATGTCCCTGTTACACTTCCACAGGATCCCAACCCTTTTTTCCACCCAGCTCCCCTCACCTGCCTGTCCTTTGCAACTCTGGACCGGGTGTGTGCTGTCCATGGTGTTGCCTGTCCCCTGCCTGGGCCGCACTCCCACCGGAGAAGCCGGTGACTTCCTGCCTTTCTGAGCAGAGTCTGAGCAGAAAGGGAACCCCGGGTGGGTTGACATCTCCAGCCAACCTGAGATTTGATTCCAGAGTATGTGACGCCCCGCCCCCTGGAGGCTACTGCGGTGGCGGCTAAGGCGCCCTCACACTGTCAGGTAGAAGATAGATCCAGGTCACAGCACCACAAAGTGAATGCCAAACTGGGGAGCGCTGTAGACCCATAACTAAGGGGAAGATCTGTGGAATTAGTACCCCAGGTACCTTTTGTGCTGAGAGGCTAGGCATTTGGGCGGGGGAATCCGGGCTGTCCGGTCCCACCGACCTGGGGGTAGAGTTGTCACCTCCTGTAGGAAGGCATCCAGGGCCGCCAGAAGGTCATGAAGATTGCTTGCCCTACGAACTGACCACTGGAATTGCTGCATTTAAGGTCACAGAGAGGTCAGTTAATGCATTATTTGGACTCTTAAATGTGTTTTCACAAAACCATACACAAGGAGAAATTCATAATTTACCCacaaatgcattcattcattctgggCCTATTATAATGCAGCTACATCAGTAGCTATGGAAACATCAGGCCCCATGTTACGAACACAAAGCCACACTCAGCCTCACTGTTATTTCTGATCAGAGTCTATATGAATGCTCCACTCACCGGGTCACTGAGGAGGACAGCTGCTGCCCTACCCATCTCATGGTAGCTCCTTCCCTGGGTGGGAGGACCCAGAAGGAGGCAGAAAAACCTGAGGAAGAAATAGGGCCTCAGGCTGCTTTCTCATAGGGCAGCAGTGTCTGCTAAGAGTAGCTTTCTGCCACTTGGCTCTGACCTCCCTACTTGCTCAAGTATATGCCAGCTCTTCAGAATGACCTCTGGGTGGCATTTCCTAGACACTCTTAGTGAACTGGACCCAATGACTCCACCCTCCTCAGTAAAAGCCCTTCTTCTGTGCCCAAGAGCCCTGACTCTCAGTCACCTCACCTGCTAGGCAAGATCACCTCTGTAAGAGGTTCCAGCACCACTGGATTCCGCAGTCTTACGAAGGCCCCTAGTGGTTGATCTAGGAAACCCAGCTCTCCTGCCAACACTGCTGCTGCCTCAGCTCCTGGAGGCAGCTTCTGTCTCAAGGGATTCCAGTGCTGGATGGCAGAGTATGAGATATTACTTAGGCAGAAACTCAACTGAGGAGCCTGGTGAAAGGTGGATCTCTTAATTCCTATCATCCTCCCAGCCTTGCCCAAGGAAGAACCACAAACCTTCGAGGGGGTGTCCTCATCATGAGAAGCATTTCTGAAAGCATTAGACCCTACAAAACAGTAGTACATATTGATTAAACTGAGCACAAGCTTTAGGGGCAGGCCAACTTGGTGATAGTTGTGATACAAGTCTCCAGGATAACTGAAGATTAAATGAGAAGATACTGCATGTAAAGCTCCTGGCACAATACCTGCCAAGTACACCCCTCTGGAGAGCCCTGGCTGATACCGCCCTGGCACTCCCACTCTTCTGCCTTCACCATTACCTGCAGTTTCCTCTTGCCCATGAATCTTGGCCTGAGGATTGAGCCAAGTCGAGGCCACCACTGGCTCAAGACACATAGAAGATACCTGCGAGCCTTCCATCTCCAAGTCTTGATCCTAGGCCCAAAGAAGCATCTCTTACCTCTGCAGGGCCTgatgcctggggtctggatgTGGTGCTGGGGTCTCTGCATCAGCAAGGCTTGGAGCTGCCCTCTCAGTTCCGGGTTAAGTGACTCCCCACTGATTACCTGCTCTGAGAATAGACATGAAGTTCAAACCCCCTCCAGAGAGCGCTCTGTCTTGCCACTGGCTCCCTTCCCTGCTTCTCATTCCTTGAGTCTTTACTTCTGGAGTCTCAGGAAATGAAAAGGCTAATAAACTCCCCTCTCTGTTGCTTTGAGACAAGCATAATTCTCATTACATAAACTGGGCTGCCTGATTTTCCGTGGTCCCCTGTTCTCTGCTTACCAGGTActgagattgaaggcatgtgtCACTGCCCTCAGCTACTTTTCCAAAACTATCTCTGTGACAGAAATAGGAAGTCCCTAGGGTAGGATGGAGGTGAAATAGGCTCTGGAAGATTCTAAGATTTGGGGGGAAATTCCCAGGGAATGGAATATCTCCCAATCCT
This DNA window, taken from Cricetulus griseus strain 17A/GY chromosome 2, alternate assembly CriGri-PICRH-1.0, whole genome shotgun sequence, encodes the following:
- the Slc4a9 gene encoding LOW QUALITY PROTEIN: anion exchange protein 4 isoform X3 (The sequence of the model RefSeq protein was modified relative to this genomic sequence to represent the inferred CDS: inserted 1 base in 1 codon), whose product is MKLPGQEEFEHSGAHGNVLAEELDSGLGPGPSLGGPSDTNSEESGVSKDPLLFIQLNELLGWPQALEWRETGSGSKAATLSYVLDMGQSPSSTIXSLHHRWVLFEEKLEVGAGRWSAPYVPTLALPSLQKLRSLLAEGIVLLDCQVQSLLELVEQVISGESLNPELRGQLQALLMQRPQHHIQTPGIRPCRGSNAFRNASHDEDTPSKHWNPLRQKLPPGAEAAAVLAGELGFLDQPLGAFVRLRNPVVLEPLTEVILPSRFFCLLLGPPTQGRSYHEMGRAAAVLLSDPQFQWSVRRASNLHDLLAALDAFLQEVTTLPPGRWDRTARIPPPKCLASQHKRLCSERQEVTGFSGGSAAQAGDRQHHGQHTPGPELQRTGRLFGGLVQDVRRKACWYPSDFLDAIHPQCFSAVLHIYLATVTNAITFGGLLGDATEGAQGVLESFLGTAVAGAAFCLMAGQPLTILSSTGPVLVFERLLFSFSRDHSLDYLPFRLWVGIWVATFCLVLVATEASLLVRYFTRFTEEGFCALISLIFIYDAVGKMLNVIRAYPIQRPGSPAYGCFCEYPGPGGNASEWTSTKHKDTDVLSVHLGLVNASLLSPPECIQQGGYPRGPSCHTVPDIAFFSLLLFLTSFFCSMALKHVKSSRLFPSVVRKVFSDFSSILAILLGCGLDAFLGLATPKLLVPTEFKPTLPGRGWLVPPFGANPWWLSVAAAVPALLLSILIFMDQQITAVILNRAEYKLQKGAGFHLDLFCVAVLMLLTSALGLPWYVSTTVISLAHMDSLRRESKAFVPGEAPHFLGIREQRLTGLVVFILTGVSIFLAPVLKFIPMPVLYGIFLYMGVSALSSIQFMKRVQLLLIPTKRQPDMLLLRHVPLSRVHLFTAIQIACLGFLWIIKSTPAAIIFPLMLLGLVGVRKALEWVFSPQELLWLDELMPEEEKNIPENGLEPDRLFSRSDNEDSELMYQPKAPEINISVN